A single region of the Salipaludibacillus sp. LMS25 genome encodes:
- a CDS encoding pyroglutamyl-peptidase I: MRLLISGFEPFGGMTRNPTSDLVNWVSKLDLGEHVEVETVVLPVVYKECDVHLMKKVEEYQPDFVICLGVAAGRSAINLERIAINIQDSGGEGQQGDNNGDRPVDRFIVEGGPDGLLATLPLRRLYNALREESIPAHISNSAGTYICNTTLYSLLYTIKVADMNIQAGFIHVPATPDMAVNNPTLPTMAIETQQKALNVIIKTLVK; this comes from the coding sequence TTGCGACTATTGATTAGTGGCTTTGAGCCATTTGGTGGCATGACCCGAAATCCAACTAGTGATTTAGTTAACTGGGTGTCCAAGTTGGATCTCGGTGAACACGTGGAAGTAGAGACAGTAGTACTCCCAGTTGTTTATAAGGAATGTGACGTACATTTAATGAAGAAAGTAGAGGAGTATCAACCAGACTTCGTAATATGTTTAGGCGTAGCTGCTGGCAGATCAGCTATAAACCTTGAAAGGATCGCCATAAATATTCAAGATTCAGGTGGTGAAGGCCAACAAGGAGATAATAATGGGGATCGGCCTGTTGATAGATTTATTGTTGAAGGTGGTCCTGACGGGTTGCTTGCTACGCTTCCGTTAAGGCGCCTATATAATGCTTTAAGAGAGGAGTCTATCCCAGCTCATATTTCGAATAGTGCGGGTACCTACATATGTAACACGACTTTATATTCCCTTTTATATACCATTAAAGTGGCTGACATGAATATACAGGCTGGGTTTATCCATGTTCCGGCTACTCCTGACATGGCAGTAAATAATCCAACCTTACCAACAATGGCTATTGAAACACAACAAAAAGCATTAAACGTGATTATTAAAACATTAGTGAAGTAG
- a CDS encoding Crp/Fnr family transcriptional regulator, whose protein sequence is MPVADKKMDRQSFYDLIPESIQQLLVKEGTEVSANKDSIVFYEGEVPKHIYFILEGQVRLTKTSAEGKVFFLQKKKQYDLLGELSIFNSLKYQYNAEVIQDALLLRFTCNQLERLLIAHEELAVAYMRWLSKENQVMMAQFRDLVFCGKQGAVFSILVRLSNEYGQPVSQGILINRKITNQELANYVGATRESINRILKRLIKQKILSVNTKYITIHDLAFLQAHLRCKHCPFEECTI, encoded by the coding sequence ATGCCTGTCGCTGATAAAAAAATGGATCGTCAGTCATTTTATGATTTGATCCCTGAATCAATACAACAACTGTTAGTTAAAGAAGGAACTGAAGTCTCTGCAAACAAAGACAGTATTGTCTTTTATGAAGGCGAGGTGCCTAAACATATTTATTTTATTCTAGAAGGCCAAGTAAGACTTACTAAAACATCTGCAGAAGGGAAAGTCTTTTTCCTGCAAAAGAAAAAACAATATGACCTTCTTGGTGAACTGAGCATCTTTAATTCATTAAAATATCAATATAACGCTGAGGTCATACAAGACGCTTTACTGCTGCGTTTCACTTGTAACCAATTAGAACGTCTTCTCATCGCTCATGAAGAATTAGCGGTAGCATATATGAGATGGCTCTCAAAAGAAAATCAGGTCATGATGGCCCAATTTAGAGATCTTGTTTTTTGCGGAAAACAAGGCGCTGTTTTTTCTATTTTAGTGAGACTATCTAATGAATATGGTCAACCGGTCTCTCAAGGAATTCTCATTAATCGTAAAATAACAAATCAAGAACTAGCTAATTACGTCGGGGCCACAAGAGAAAGCATCAATAGAATTTTAAAAAGGCTTATTAAACAAAAAATCCTCTCCGTAAACACTAAATACATTACAATTCACGATTTAGCGTTCTTACAAGCCCACCTGCGCTGTAAACATTGTCCCTTTGAGGAATGTACAATCTAA
- a CDS encoding TetR/AcrR family transcriptional regulator has translation MVNTNNVTMTTEEIILETAIDLMEKKGFKAVTTKEIAAESGFSEMTLFRHFGTKQTLLERAVETHSYLIDMKAILFDHVTYNLKDDLKRVSETYHKYNQYNYKMVLLSYQERHTHPFIGEQLSENPKRLKLYLVDYFKEMQKRGKMIACNVEAHAMNFLWMNLGFFMARHLGGQKVSHLSLETFIEESVTLFVRGLEVRESHDKKQ, from the coding sequence ATGGTTAATACGAATAATGTCACGATGACAACGGAAGAGATAATATTAGAAACAGCGATTGATCTCATGGAGAAAAAAGGGTTTAAAGCAGTGACGACGAAAGAAATTGCTGCAGAATCTGGATTTAGTGAAATGACTCTGTTTAGACATTTTGGTACAAAACAAACTCTTTTAGAGAGAGCAGTTGAAACACACTCTTACTTAATTGATATGAAAGCCATATTATTTGATCATGTGACCTATAATTTGAAGGATGATTTAAAGAGAGTAAGCGAAACTTATCATAAGTATAACCAGTATAATTATAAAATGGTACTTCTCTCGTATCAAGAAAGACACACCCATCCTTTTATTGGTGAACAACTATCTGAAAATCCTAAAAGGTTAAAACTGTACTTAGTAGATTATTTTAAAGAGATGCAGAAACGAGGGAAGATGATAGCTTGTAATGTAGAAGCTCATGCAATGAATTTTTTGTGGATGAATTTAGGTTTCTTTATGGCGCGCCATCTAGGTGGCCAAAAAGTGTCGCATTTGTCTTTGGAAACTTTTATAGAAGAAAGTGTCACGTTATTCGTGAGAGGACTAGAAGTACGAGAATCACACGATAAAAAACAATGA
- a CDS encoding efflux RND transporter permease subunit — translation MKHLTGFSIKRPVFTLVTMTLFLILGFVSLTNIPLKLIPDIDAPMAAVVTSYNDASPEEVVDRVTQPMEDSLSTISGLNNISSISMEGSSMTILEFSWTTSIDDVENDIISRMNQAPLPSGAGNPQFLKFDPSQFPIIQLSLSAGTDEADLNNLVQDLEAELLRIEGVATIDLMGDAIEEIAITLDQNDLEAYGLDHSDVVQVLQTHNVTAPGGVVTDGDTDISTRVLFELGDIEDVENIVLTVDPDSGDDITLVDVANVEIAPEPMDVITQTNQEDAILVSVQQQADANTSQVSRDFMNGLEELLEEEQYRDIDADVLFDQGNYVDLAVSSVGMALLGGGIIAMLVLFFFLRSFKTPLLIGIAIPFSVIVTFVLLYFSNFSLNIMTLGGLALGIGMLVDNSIVVIENIYRHLAMKKEPKQAAYEGTKEVATAITASTLTTISVFLPVVFISGIVGNLFREFAFTVSFSLVASLFVALTIVPMLASRWLKAPAEAIEEKRRNSRFIGFFDRTTRWALKNRVIVFSITVVLLIAGVFGVSRVGTEFMPATDEGFFQIEVENEAGTTLEVTYEDVQEIETILDDYPEIEHYTAVTGSSGSGMQMGGGSTAHQAVIYVTLVPIADRDISTLAFIDTIRRDVERAAPDADISMEVEGSLGTDPNTFTFDISDSNPKRLEEVAHDLLEEFNDMNEFTDVTNSLEETIPELQLIIDDEAAREAGLTPAGIAEAVNEKTGGVFATQVVTAENDIYEVHVRYDDDYIASSEALENLLIRNNEGEYTTLNDLADFEEGTSPETINRANQEQAVQFSLTFGTDYHLGEINALVVETIDDYELPDETTISYTGDQQLLEDALSDLTLALILAIVFVYLVLAAQFESLRYPFVIMFTVPLVVIGVAIGLTVTLTPISVTAFIGLIVLVGIVVNNAIVLVDYINQRKEAGYRSYEAIIEGVKDRARPILMTALTTILGLVPLALGIGEGTEIQQPMAITVISGMVSSTFLTLILIPVIYSLFDKDTRFINRKYVMPDGQRIPAYLLEDKYTDEQGRERHHYQLPSNEAENLSEPQLSEFYKEADESPFNEYDVEVVDSEREDELVNKVDANTEKEKTFDTRPSGKDASKVSEMSKEDLLHVLEEIVEKNKKDRRN, via the coding sequence ATGAAACATTTAACTGGCTTTTCTATTAAAAGGCCTGTTTTTACTCTCGTTACGATGACGTTATTCTTAATCTTAGGATTTGTTTCACTAACGAATATACCGTTAAAGCTTATACCAGATATTGATGCGCCTATGGCAGCCGTCGTGACAAGCTATAATGATGCTAGTCCTGAGGAAGTGGTCGATAGAGTCACTCAGCCTATGGAGGACAGTTTATCAACTATTTCAGGGTTAAATAATATTAGCAGCATCTCTATGGAAGGATCTTCTATGACTATTTTAGAATTTTCATGGACAACTTCCATAGATGATGTAGAGAACGATATTATTAGCAGAATGAATCAGGCACCGCTACCATCAGGAGCAGGTAATCCACAATTTTTAAAATTCGATCCTTCCCAGTTTCCAATCATTCAGCTTTCTTTGTCGGCTGGCACTGATGAGGCGGATTTAAATAATCTTGTTCAGGATCTCGAGGCTGAACTACTTCGAATTGAGGGCGTCGCCACGATCGATCTCATGGGGGATGCTATTGAGGAAATTGCGATCACTCTTGATCAAAACGATCTTGAGGCCTATGGACTTGATCACTCTGACGTGGTTCAAGTACTCCAAACACACAATGTGACTGCGCCAGGAGGTGTTGTAACGGATGGTGATACAGACATCTCAACACGTGTTTTATTTGAGTTAGGTGACATTGAAGATGTTGAAAATATTGTGTTAACGGTTGATCCAGACTCTGGAGATGATATTACACTAGTCGATGTGGCAAATGTGGAAATAGCGCCAGAACCCATGGATGTCATCACACAAACGAATCAGGAAGACGCTATTTTAGTGAGTGTCCAACAACAGGCTGATGCTAATACGTCTCAAGTTTCTCGAGATTTTATGAACGGATTAGAAGAGCTCCTAGAAGAGGAGCAATATCGTGATATTGATGCAGACGTTTTGTTTGATCAAGGGAATTATGTAGATTTGGCTGTATCAAGTGTAGGAATGGCACTGCTTGGCGGGGGAATCATTGCTATGCTCGTCCTATTCTTCTTTTTAAGAAGTTTTAAAACACCACTATTAATCGGTATCGCTATCCCCTTTTCTGTCATTGTTACCTTTGTGTTGTTATATTTCTCTAACTTCTCATTAAACATTATGACACTGGGCGGATTGGCCCTTGGAATCGGAATGTTAGTCGATAACTCTATCGTTGTTATTGAAAATATTTATCGACATTTAGCCATGAAAAAAGAGCCTAAGCAAGCAGCTTATGAAGGAACTAAGGAAGTGGCGACAGCTATTACAGCGTCAACATTAACGACAATCTCTGTCTTTTTACCAGTTGTCTTTATTTCTGGCATTGTTGGAAACTTATTTAGAGAGTTTGCATTCACTGTATCCTTTAGCTTAGTAGCATCTCTCTTCGTAGCTCTAACCATTGTACCGATGCTTGCCAGTCGCTGGCTTAAAGCACCAGCAGAAGCCATTGAAGAGAAAAGAAGGAATTCCCGGTTTATCGGGTTCTTCGATAGAACAACGAGATGGGCGCTTAAAAATAGAGTGATTGTTTTCTCAATAACAGTGGTTCTTTTAATTGCAGGTGTTTTTGGTGTATCAAGAGTAGGGACAGAGTTTATGCCTGCCACAGATGAAGGCTTTTTCCAAATTGAAGTGGAGAATGAAGCAGGTACAACATTAGAGGTCACCTATGAAGATGTTCAAGAAATTGAAACGATATTAGATGATTATCCAGAAATAGAACATTATACGGCAGTAACGGGATCTTCCGGTAGTGGAATGCAAATGGGTGGGGGAAGTACCGCACATCAAGCCGTAATTTATGTCACACTCGTTCCGATAGCAGATCGAGATATCTCCACGTTGGCGTTTATCGACACTATTCGTCGAGATGTTGAACGAGCTGCCCCTGATGCTGATATTTCAATGGAAGTTGAGGGGTCACTAGGAACGGATCCAAATACGTTTACGTTTGATATTAGTGATTCTAACCCAAAACGTTTGGAAGAAGTAGCACACGATTTACTAGAAGAATTCAATGATATGAATGAATTTACAGATGTGACAAACTCACTGGAAGAAACCATTCCTGAATTACAGCTTATCATTGATGATGAAGCGGCTAGAGAAGCAGGACTTACACCAGCGGGAATTGCTGAAGCTGTTAACGAAAAAACAGGAGGCGTTTTTGCCACTCAAGTGGTGACGGCGGAAAATGATATTTATGAAGTACATGTTCGTTATGATGATGACTATATTGCTAGTTCTGAAGCATTGGAAAACTTACTCATTCGTAATAACGAGGGAGAGTATACAACTCTAAATGATTTAGCTGATTTTGAAGAAGGGACGAGTCCTGAGACAATAAACCGCGCAAATCAGGAACAGGCAGTTCAATTTTCTCTTACGTTTGGAACGGACTATCACTTAGGAGAAATAAATGCATTAGTTGTGGAGACTATAGATGATTATGAGCTACCTGATGAAACAACGATTAGTTATACAGGCGATCAGCAGTTATTAGAGGATGCCTTAAGTGATTTAACACTGGCTTTAATTTTAGCGATTGTATTTGTATACCTTGTACTAGCAGCTCAATTTGAATCTCTTAGGTACCCATTTGTCATCATGTTTACTGTCCCATTAGTCGTCATTGGCGTAGCGATTGGCTTGACAGTAACATTAACACCTATTAGCGTGACAGCATTTATCGGTCTCATTGTGCTCGTAGGCATTGTTGTTAACAATGCGATCGTACTTGTCGATTATATTAATCAACGAAAGGAAGCAGGTTATCGGAGCTATGAAGCCATTATTGAAGGTGTTAAAGATCGGGCAAGACCAATATTAATGACTGCACTTACGACGATATTAGGTTTAGTCCCATTAGCTTTAGGAATCGGTGAAGGGACAGAAATTCAGCAGCCGATGGCTATTACCGTTATTAGTGGGATGGTCAGTTCCACCTTTTTAACACTTATATTGATTCCTGTCATATATAGTTTGTTTGATAAGGATACACGATTTATTAACAGAAAATATGTAATGCCAGATGGTCAGCGTATTCCTGCGTATTTATTGGAAGATAAATATACGGATGAGCAAGGGCGTGAAAGACATCACTATCAATTACCATCTAATGAAGCAGAAAACTTATCAGAACCACAGCTATCCGAGTTTTATAAAGAAGCTGATGAGAGTCCATTTAATGAGTATGATGTAGAAGTAGTGGATAGTGAGAGAGAGGACGAATTAGTAAATAAAGTCGATGCTAATACTGAAAAAGAGAAGACATTTGACACCAGGCCATCTGGAAAAGATGCAAGCAAAGTTTCTGAAATGAGTAAGGAAGATCTTTTACACGTTTTAGAAGAAATAGTAGAAAAAAATAAAAAAGACCGTCGTAATTAA
- a CDS encoding MarR family winged helix-turn-helix transcriptional regulator, with translation MSDIKEIMDEIESHVVDINLKFNYEFGSEFENKLSPNQQLTLLLIGRKGVKYVKDLAQIMNLSPSAISQMVTKMEQMRLVTREIDQTNRRSTLLRLGSEGEQLLADLQEKRSAITTKYLAKIDKKRLLEIRDTLKQLNDIILETQKEDSK, from the coding sequence ATGAGTGATATAAAAGAAATAATGGATGAAATTGAAAGTCATGTGGTAGATATAAATTTGAAGTTCAATTATGAATTCGGCTCGGAATTCGAGAACAAGCTATCACCAAATCAACAGTTAACGCTTCTTCTAATTGGTAGAAAAGGCGTAAAATACGTGAAAGATTTAGCGCAAATCATGAACTTATCTCCTAGTGCCATTAGTCAGATGGTCACAAAAATGGAACAAATGCGGCTAGTCACTAGAGAAATTGATCAAACGAATAGACGTAGTACACTATTGCGATTAGGTAGTGAGGGAGAGCAATTGTTAGCAGACCTTCAAGAAAAGCGCAGTGCTATTACGACAAAATATTTAGCAAAGATCGATAAAAAGAGATTATTGGAGATCAGGGATACTCTGAAGCAATTAAACGACATCATTCTTGAGACTCAAAAGGAGGATTCCAAATGA